A portion of the Desmodus rotundus isolate HL8 chromosome 8, HLdesRot8A.1, whole genome shotgun sequence genome contains these proteins:
- the PXYLP1 gene encoding 2-phosphoxylose phosphatase 1 isoform X1, with translation MLFRNRFLLLLALAALLAFLSLSLQFFHLIPVSVAKNGGSSKSRKRIMPDPVTEPPGADPVYEALLYCNLPSVAERSMEGHAPHHFKLVSVHVFIRHGDRYPLYVIPKTKRPEIDCTLVANRKPYHPKLEAFVGHMSKGSGASFESPLHSLPLFPNHPLCEMGELTQTGVVQHLQNGQLLRDIYLKKHKLLPSDWSTDQLYLETTGKSRTLQSGLALLYGFLPDFDWKKIYFRHQPSALFCSGNCYCPVRNQYLEKEQRRQYLLRLKNSQLERTYGDMAKIVDVPTKQLRAANPIDSMLCHFCHNVSFPCTRNGCIDMEHFRVIKTHQIEDERDRREKKLYLGYSLLGAHPILNQTIGRMQRAAEGRKEEIFALYSAHDVTLSPVLSALGLTEAKFPRFAARLIFELWQDREQPREHSVRILYNGVDVTFHTSFCQDHHKRSPKPMCPLENLVRFVRRDMFVALGSGSTSYYDACHQEGF, from the exons TCCACCTGATCCCGGTGTCCGTGGCTAAGAATGGAGGGAGTAGCAAGAGCCGAAAAAGAATCATGCCGGATCCCGTGACGGAGCCCCCCGGGGCGGACCCAGTTTACGAAGCTCTCTTGTATTGCAACCTGCCCAGCGTGGCCGAGCGCAGCATGGAAG GTCACGCTCCACATCATTTTAAGCTGGTCTCAGTACATGTGTTCATTCGACATGGGGACAGATACCCACTGTATGTCATTCCCAAAACGAAGCGACCAGAAATTGACTGCACTCTAGTGGCTAACAG GAAACCGTATCACCCTAAACTGGAAGCTTTCGTCGGTCACATGTCAAAAGGATCCGGAGCCTCTTTTGAAAGCCCCTTACACTCCCTGCCTCTTTTCCCCAATCACCCGCTCTGTGAGATGGGAGAGCTCACCCAGACAG GAGTCGTGCAGCATTTGCAGAATGGCCAGCTGCTGAGGGACATCTATCTCAAGAAACACAAACTCTTGCCCAGTGACTGGTCCACAGACCAGCTTTACTTAGAGACCACTGGGAAAAGCCGGACGCTGCAAAGCGGGCTGGCCCTGCTTTATGGCTTTCTCCCAGATTTTGACTGGAAGAAGATTTATTTCAGGCACCAGCCCAGTGCTCTCTTCTGCTCCGGAAACTGCTATTGCCCAGTGAGAAACCAGTATCTGGAAAAGGAGCAGCGCCGGCAGTACCTCTTACGCTTGAAGAACAGCCAGCTGGAGAGGACCTACGGGGACATGGCCAAGATCGTGGATGTCCCCACCAAGCAGCTCCGAGCTGCCAACCCCATAGACTCCATGCTCTGCCACTTCTGCCACAACGTCAGCTTCCCTTGCACCAGAAACGGCTGTATTGACATGGAGCACTTCCGGGTGATCAAGACGCATCAGATAGAGGACGAGAGAGACAGGCGGGAGAAGAAACTGTATCTGGGGTATTCACTCTTGGGCGCCCACCCCATCTTGAATCAGACCATCGGCCGCATGCAGCGTGCTGCCGAGGGCAGAAAAGAAGAGATCTTTGCCCTGTATTCTGCTCACGACGTCACTCTGTCACCGGTTCTCAGTGCCTTGGGCCTGACGGAAGCCAAGTTCCCAAGGTTTGCAGCCAGGTTGATCTTCGAGCTCTGGCAAGACAGAGAGCAGCCCAGGGAGCATTCTGTGCGGATTCTTTACAACGGCGTCGACGTCACGTTCCACACCTCTTTCTGCCAGGACCACCACAAGCGTTCCCCCAAGCCCATGTGCCCCCTGGAAAACTTAGTCCGCTTTGTCAGAAGGGACATGTTTGTGGCCCTGGGTAGTGGTAGTACCAGTTATTACGACGCATGTCACCAGGAAGGATTCTAA
- the PXYLP1 gene encoding 2-phosphoxylose phosphatase 1 isoform X3, with amino-acid sequence MGVHLIPVSVAKNGGSSKSRKRIMPDPVTEPPGADPVYEALLYCNLPSVAERSMEGHAPHHFKLVSVHVFIRHGDRYPLYVIPKTKRPEIDCTLVANRKPYHPKLEAFVGHMSKGSGASFESPLHSLPLFPNHPLCEMGELTQTGVVQHLQNGQLLRDIYLKKHKLLPSDWSTDQLYLETTGKSRTLQSGLALLYGFLPDFDWKKIYFRHQPSALFCSGNCYCPVRNQYLEKEQRRQYLLRLKNSQLERTYGDMAKIVDVPTKQLRAANPIDSMLCHFCHNVSFPCTRNGCIDMEHFRVIKTHQIEDERDRREKKLYLGYSLLGAHPILNQTIGRMQRAAEGRKEEIFALYSAHDVTLSPVLSALGLTEAKFPRFAARLIFELWQDREQPREHSVRILYNGVDVTFHTSFCQDHHKRSPKPMCPLENLVRFVRRDMFVALGSGSTSYYDACHQEGF; translated from the exons TCCACCTGATCCCGGTGTCCGTGGCTAAGAATGGAGGGAGTAGCAAGAGCCGAAAAAGAATCATGCCGGATCCCGTGACGGAGCCCCCCGGGGCGGACCCAGTTTACGAAGCTCTCTTGTATTGCAACCTGCCCAGCGTGGCCGAGCGCAGCATGGAAG GTCACGCTCCACATCATTTTAAGCTGGTCTCAGTACATGTGTTCATTCGACATGGGGACAGATACCCACTGTATGTCATTCCCAAAACGAAGCGACCAGAAATTGACTGCACTCTAGTGGCTAACAG GAAACCGTATCACCCTAAACTGGAAGCTTTCGTCGGTCACATGTCAAAAGGATCCGGAGCCTCTTTTGAAAGCCCCTTACACTCCCTGCCTCTTTTCCCCAATCACCCGCTCTGTGAGATGGGAGAGCTCACCCAGACAG GAGTCGTGCAGCATTTGCAGAATGGCCAGCTGCTGAGGGACATCTATCTCAAGAAACACAAACTCTTGCCCAGTGACTGGTCCACAGACCAGCTTTACTTAGAGACCACTGGGAAAAGCCGGACGCTGCAAAGCGGGCTGGCCCTGCTTTATGGCTTTCTCCCAGATTTTGACTGGAAGAAGATTTATTTCAGGCACCAGCCCAGTGCTCTCTTCTGCTCCGGAAACTGCTATTGCCCAGTGAGAAACCAGTATCTGGAAAAGGAGCAGCGCCGGCAGTACCTCTTACGCTTGAAGAACAGCCAGCTGGAGAGGACCTACGGGGACATGGCCAAGATCGTGGATGTCCCCACCAAGCAGCTCCGAGCTGCCAACCCCATAGACTCCATGCTCTGCCACTTCTGCCACAACGTCAGCTTCCCTTGCACCAGAAACGGCTGTATTGACATGGAGCACTTCCGGGTGATCAAGACGCATCAGATAGAGGACGAGAGAGACAGGCGGGAGAAGAAACTGTATCTGGGGTATTCACTCTTGGGCGCCCACCCCATCTTGAATCAGACCATCGGCCGCATGCAGCGTGCTGCCGAGGGCAGAAAAGAAGAGATCTTTGCCCTGTATTCTGCTCACGACGTCACTCTGTCACCGGTTCTCAGTGCCTTGGGCCTGACGGAAGCCAAGTTCCCAAGGTTTGCAGCCAGGTTGATCTTCGAGCTCTGGCAAGACAGAGAGCAGCCCAGGGAGCATTCTGTGCGGATTCTTTACAACGGCGTCGACGTCACGTTCCACACCTCTTTCTGCCAGGACCACCACAAGCGTTCCCCCAAGCCCATGTGCCCCCTGGAAAACTTAGTCCGCTTTGTCAGAAGGGACATGTTTGTGGCCCTGGGTAGTGGTAGTACCAGTTATTACGACGCATGTCACCAGGAAGGATTCTAA
- the PXYLP1 gene encoding 2-phosphoxylose phosphatase 1 isoform X2: MDVLTALLLLVHLIPVSVAKNGGSSKSRKRIMPDPVTEPPGADPVYEALLYCNLPSVAERSMEGHAPHHFKLVSVHVFIRHGDRYPLYVIPKTKRPEIDCTLVANRKPYHPKLEAFVGHMSKGSGASFESPLHSLPLFPNHPLCEMGELTQTGVVQHLQNGQLLRDIYLKKHKLLPSDWSTDQLYLETTGKSRTLQSGLALLYGFLPDFDWKKIYFRHQPSALFCSGNCYCPVRNQYLEKEQRRQYLLRLKNSQLERTYGDMAKIVDVPTKQLRAANPIDSMLCHFCHNVSFPCTRNGCIDMEHFRVIKTHQIEDERDRREKKLYLGYSLLGAHPILNQTIGRMQRAAEGRKEEIFALYSAHDVTLSPVLSALGLTEAKFPRFAARLIFELWQDREQPREHSVRILYNGVDVTFHTSFCQDHHKRSPKPMCPLENLVRFVRRDMFVALGSGSTSYYDACHQEGF; the protein is encoded by the exons TCCACCTGATCCCGGTGTCCGTGGCTAAGAATGGAGGGAGTAGCAAGAGCCGAAAAAGAATCATGCCGGATCCCGTGACGGAGCCCCCCGGGGCGGACCCAGTTTACGAAGCTCTCTTGTATTGCAACCTGCCCAGCGTGGCCGAGCGCAGCATGGAAG GTCACGCTCCACATCATTTTAAGCTGGTCTCAGTACATGTGTTCATTCGACATGGGGACAGATACCCACTGTATGTCATTCCCAAAACGAAGCGACCAGAAATTGACTGCACTCTAGTGGCTAACAG GAAACCGTATCACCCTAAACTGGAAGCTTTCGTCGGTCACATGTCAAAAGGATCCGGAGCCTCTTTTGAAAGCCCCTTACACTCCCTGCCTCTTTTCCCCAATCACCCGCTCTGTGAGATGGGAGAGCTCACCCAGACAG GAGTCGTGCAGCATTTGCAGAATGGCCAGCTGCTGAGGGACATCTATCTCAAGAAACACAAACTCTTGCCCAGTGACTGGTCCACAGACCAGCTTTACTTAGAGACCACTGGGAAAAGCCGGACGCTGCAAAGCGGGCTGGCCCTGCTTTATGGCTTTCTCCCAGATTTTGACTGGAAGAAGATTTATTTCAGGCACCAGCCCAGTGCTCTCTTCTGCTCCGGAAACTGCTATTGCCCAGTGAGAAACCAGTATCTGGAAAAGGAGCAGCGCCGGCAGTACCTCTTACGCTTGAAGAACAGCCAGCTGGAGAGGACCTACGGGGACATGGCCAAGATCGTGGATGTCCCCACCAAGCAGCTCCGAGCTGCCAACCCCATAGACTCCATGCTCTGCCACTTCTGCCACAACGTCAGCTTCCCTTGCACCAGAAACGGCTGTATTGACATGGAGCACTTCCGGGTGATCAAGACGCATCAGATAGAGGACGAGAGAGACAGGCGGGAGAAGAAACTGTATCTGGGGTATTCACTCTTGGGCGCCCACCCCATCTTGAATCAGACCATCGGCCGCATGCAGCGTGCTGCCGAGGGCAGAAAAGAAGAGATCTTTGCCCTGTATTCTGCTCACGACGTCACTCTGTCACCGGTTCTCAGTGCCTTGGGCCTGACGGAAGCCAAGTTCCCAAGGTTTGCAGCCAGGTTGATCTTCGAGCTCTGGCAAGACAGAGAGCAGCCCAGGGAGCATTCTGTGCGGATTCTTTACAACGGCGTCGACGTCACGTTCCACACCTCTTTCTGCCAGGACCACCACAAGCGTTCCCCCAAGCCCATGTGCCCCCTGGAAAACTTAGTCCGCTTTGTCAGAAGGGACATGTTTGTGGCCCTGGGTAGTGGTAGTACCAGTTATTACGACGCATGTCACCAGGAAGGATTCTAA